A region of the Montipora foliosa isolate CH-2021 chromosome 8, ASM3666993v2, whole genome shotgun sequence genome:
GGTCTCCTCTTGCTCAAAGTACTTTTTAAGAAGGTTAGCGTGGTAAATATTCTccttgccttttactttcacttCGTAGTCATTGAGACCCACTACAGAACTAACTTCAAAGGGACCCTTCCACTGCATAAGTAGCTTGTTATGGTCCGTAGGTAGCAGTAGAAGCACTTTCTCACCTGACTGGAACTTCCTAACTTTAGACTTGCAGTCGTAATAGTGCTTTTCTGCTGGGCTTTCTCCAGTTCACTATGGGCTAGTTTAAGGGTATCTTCTAACTTCTCTCATAATTCGAAAACGCACTGGTAACTGTTCTTTACCTCAGGCTCGTCAACTTCTTTCGTCCACAGTTGTTTGAGTATAGCCATTGGTCCTCTAAGAGCTCTTCCATATAACAGCTCAAACGGTGAAAAACCAGTGGACTCttggggaacttcacgataagCAAACAACAGCGGGTTTATgcagcgatgccactgtcttggctgctCACTACACAGGCCCTTCAGCATAGATTTCATTGTTCCATTGAACTTCTCTGTCAAACCGTTACACATCGGGTGATAGGGTGTTGTTGTAAGCTGTTTAATGCTTAGTAGTCGGGTGACTTCTCTCATACAGTCAGAAACAAACTGCGTACCCAGATCACTCAAGATTTCTTCTGGTACTCCTAGACGGCTGAAGATATCTACCAATGCCTCTGCTACAGTCTCTGTGTCAATGTTCTTTAGTGGCACAGCCTCAGGGTAGCGAGTCGAAAAATCTACCAGTGTCAATATATATCTGTGTCCTTCTTCACTCGAGGGACTGATAGGACCAACAAGATctattgctactctcttaaaagGCTTGTCTATCAGCGGCATCTTCTTTAACGGTACCTTTGGCACAGATCCCTTAGTTACGGCCTTCTGACACATCACAGGACTTGCAAAATCGGGTGACGTCACCATGAATTCCAGGCCAATAAAACGCACTCTGGATCTTGTCTGTTGTTTTCTTGATGCCCATATGACCGCCCATGAATCGATCCGTGAGCTACTTCCATTATGGGGCATCTCAACTTCTCAGGTAGTATAACTTGTTTAAGCGGTTTACCACCGTTCACGTAAGGATGCTTGTATAAGCGGTACAGTACTCCAGATTTTTCTTCAAAGGAAATATCCGCCTGACCCTTCACGAGGGCATTGTCTAAAAACATGTCAGCTAATTTTTGAAACACTCTCTGCGAACCAATTTACGAGCAGGCTTCAACTAAAACTTCTTACTTCGGATCAAGTTGATGTGATGTTTTCAAAGGAATTAATCTTACCTTTAGGGGCAAAAAGCTTGCTGATGTATCAACTAGATTTCCTAAAGGAAGAATCGCCGCTGCCAATTAGAGGGAAGAGAGTAGAACGAAAAATAATCAATGGAACGTCTCAACCCGACCGAGAAATGCAGTCAAAGGTGGAAATGCGCCGCGTAAGTTTGCACGTGTTCACGACAGAATCAAGCAGAACGTTGCGGTTCGTTCTTACAACTGTACTGACATATTTGAATTCATTTCCGTTCTAGTGTGTTCTTCCGGCTCTGCAAGAGCAAGGAAATAAAGTAAAAGAACAGctcaaaaggaaaaaacaagagTACCGTGAAATTGAAATGAACGTGGAGTCTATGACGATCCAAGTTCAAGAACCCCCAGCCATAGGAAGTGCTAAAGTCATATGTAGTTACTGCCATCATAGGGGTCATCGAAATCAACTTACCAAACCATGACAGCTGAAGAAATGTGTCGACTATACTTTTTGCGGAATTAAGGATAAACATCCAGAATATTTCAACAAGCTAAATACCTTGAAGGGGGATCTcaagaggaaacaaaaagaaattcagGAACTTGAAAATCAAGCCAAAAAATTTGGAGGATTTTTCATCAAACAACGAATTTCATTTCATCAAAAATTTGACTTCACGTTTGTATGCAGTTGATCCTTCGTACAAGACAAAGAAACCTAAACTTATGCGAGAAGTGCGCTTGTTGCGAAATTTCCTTGATGGAAAAATTCCGCCAGTGTGTTCAGACGATCACGAGCAGTTACACATTCTTCTtacaaaatgtaaaaagaaTCTTCAGCAAGTCGCCGATTCTCCTGATTTGTTCGATCAAGCAGGAACTTCTGCTAATGTTGAATACTGTAAAGACACGTCGCCGGTTAAGTCTAGTTTCTCTGCAGATGCAGCGGAAGGAAGTACTAGTAAACCGAAGACATCTAAGTCACATGTAATTTCGAAGGACGATAGTAAAGACAGTGGCACTTCATCAAGCGAGAGCGATGACTACCTACAGAGAAAACGCAAACGCAAGAGTAAGAAGATTAAAAAGAGAAAGCGGCACTGTTCAAGCAGTTCGAGTTCAAGTTCTGACATTAAAGATAAACTGCACGCAGCCCGCGTAAGCAGTAACTCATTCGCAGTGCCACATTATTACAATCTACACGGATATCCAATTCCTTTCAATGCCGGCCATAGTGGAAATATACAGAGTGTTGCCCTAAACGCATCACACATGCACAGTATGCGCTTTCAAAATACGCAGTCTCCCGAATTTCGCGAATATGTACTATCCGCAAACTCCATTTCCTGTTCCCCTTTCAACTTCCCATTCGCAGTTTTCAAGCGGGTGACACTGAGATGACGAATTCTAGTTCTAGTGCGGCAGCTGAAGAATTGCATTGTGCTTGTACTCAGAGTCCTGAAAGCCCTGGTAGATGGGGTAGTTTAAATACACTGGTAAATATTGCCAAGCAGTTTGCAGACTCTGATCCTAAAAATTAAGTGCCAATTCTCTGCATATTCATTTAAATTTTACATCCAAGCTGATGACTTCGCCATTGTATAAAACAGTAATAGACCTATGGTAAAAGGAATCAGGAACAAAACCCAGAATTATTTCATTTACGTCCTAGCTTGTTGAGTTTTGTTGTGCGAACATTGAGTTTGAATAAACATTCAAATAGACATTCCAATTAGTAAACCGAATCGAGAGTAGCGGTTCCAAGTTTGAGTTACATGTAAcctaccgtagttattcggttataaggcgcactcggttataagacgcaccccaaactttgcaatttaatcaagctaagttctcaaactgaaaattacgcgaaaatactcggttataagacgcacccgaaaattgagagttatcaaaaggatgtgatgaatttgagaacaactatccttacacaattggcatgcgaactctttttgttaacgtaaacaaagtgaaaaagtcacacgtttaatgatatacgcaaaaacaaaagctaaaagttgacacctgaaaatcataacatacaacgcatacacttttattaGAACCTTCCGACGTAATAGTCatagttcagacttcagacgtcaagcgaaagcgaacggcgataaactcccaccgaaagtcatattcaaaggtgttcgacagctgaatatcaacacgccaccaaggatgcaaccttcagtgcacaagaaaggctggatgaacgaagaaggaatgttttatctccacactgttttttcagagaagaaacttttcatgcgagcgacaaacacgattctcggaattcgaaacaaggttcaaccgattgtgttgttttcatgggtatcacgttaatgagcacgtgctattaagcatgtatgcaaatttccgtttgtttacttttttcttgacgtcgtttagtgttaaaggtctctaaaagcgctattctttttttgaattgacaactagtgtccttttcttgtgttgtttaaactgcaagttcttctcaaattgtgatcttaagattttgttgcgcgaaaatacttggctataagacgcaccccaattttagcactaactcgccacccaaagacagatttttcttgaaaaaaccgtgcgccttataaccgaataactacggtagaTAATTTTATAATTAGGTAAACAAATGCCACAGTTGATATTTGTTTTAGTGAACAGAGGGAAACTGAATAGACCATCAAAATCAAGTGGTATTTATGGCTGACATAATTTTACAAGTAAACGATTCTCAACCAAGCAAGGCTTATTTCATGCTCTTTACTTCTCTGAAATGTAAATTTATTTGACAGGTACACTGTACAGACCAGACGGATGGAGCCTTTTGCGTCCGGTTAAATGTAAATACAAAAGTTCAACAAAACGACATTAAAACGTTCTTGTTTGGCGCTGTTTCTAGAATGATGTataccctgaaaaaaaaaacctttatacTTTTAAACCACTATGTGTGGAAGAGTTACCTAATAAACCGACAAATTGTATTTCTATTTTTTGGCAGGTGTCGGGTGACATCTggtaaaatttaattaaaaattttACAAAAGGTTCAGCAAATAAGTCAATGCACTTCACATTTTGGCAATGTACAAATTACTAAAAACTAGTATTAAATACTTAATCGACGTAACCATAAATGCCTAAAGAAATTCCACGACATTCCGGGCGTGATTGTGCTCAGGCCTTGGAAAATAGCAACATCTCTATGCACTTCGGCAAACTTCGAATGCTTTCGAAGCCATCCCTTCAACACTCTGAAGCAGTGTCCGCAGGTATTATATTGGGGATGGTAAGGTGGTTGATGAATCAAGGCAATTCCACGGGCTGCCAGCATATTTCTTAACACTGGTTCCACATGTCTGGCGTGGTGAAAACCGCAGTTGTCTAAAATGACTGTATCGCCAACTTTTAGAAGCAGGTTTCCAAAAATATCTTCTTGTAATGCTTCTGCGACGAAATGAAGAAGTTCAAGTCCATTAGAAGGCCCAGGTAACAAGTTGACGTGTCCAACTCCATACATATTATGCAGAAGATTTACGGTAAAGGTAGCATTGCTTGCATACCGCTGAACCTCCAAAGCTCGGTGACCGATTCTTGCATGTTCGTAATTCCTATTTCCAGTCGTCTTTACCACTGAACACTCATCAAAAAAGTGCATTGTTCTTGGATCAATAGCCGAACAAACAGTTAAATATTGAGTAAGTCTGTTTTCTATTTCAGGTGCTAGTGATTCTTGCGGAATTACGCTAACTTTCTTGAAAGAATAACCCAGATCTTGTGTTAAGCTTCGGCTAATCAAAGAACGTGACGGGACATTTTCAGGCAAACATACTTTGTTTTCCACCAATTTGCTTTGAATCTCATTGCTCTAAATGCTGGGCTTTGATTTTTTACAGTACTCAACATAAATGTTAACATCGTCAGTGCGTGCTAAGCGGGTTTTATTTCCTCCTTTTTCAGCTTCAGCATTTCCTCTGCAAACGAAGTTATCGACAATGTTGGCAATGGTTTGTTTCCGTAGTCTTAGCTCTTTTCCTATTTGTGATGGTCCTTTCCCTTCCAACCAGCTTTCAATAATATTCTCCCTGACAGAACTTGGAATTGCTTTGCCTTGCAATTGCTTTGCCTTGCAATGTGAAGGGATTCATTTGTAATTATGTAGCCAACCCAACTACACCGAATGGTGCGAACTTCGCTCGCAATGAACTTCGCAACTTCCCAACAAAGTTCGGCGTGAAATTCACAACTTCGTTTGGAAGTTCACGATTTGATTGGCGACTACGTCATGAAATTGCCAAGTTCGTAGCGAACTTCGGGAATTTCAAACGAACTTCGGAAACCGTTTGTCAAAAGGTTTGTGAAAAATCACTGTAAGATCTGGTGACTTAACCAAACAGCCAGCGCTAACTTGACCACGTTGCACAGGGTAACCATCTTTACCTTGGCCTCCTGACTtccgtccacctgatcgacagctCCTCGCCTCATGACCTTGCTTGCCACATAGGAGACACTTTCTTGCTAGAGTTGGGCAGTTAATTGCTTTGTGTCCGTGGGCATTACATTTGTAACACTGGAGAGCTGTTGTATCACTCTGTGCGTTCTTTGTTTCTTCCGTCCTGGACTGTACTAAAGGCTTCTTGGTCGCAGAGCTAAACAAGTGCTTTCCATGAGCTTCCAAGTATTGATCGGCGATTTTTGCTATCTGGTCAAGCGTTTCCGGGGCTGTTTCACGAAGGTGAATAGCTAACTCTTTTGGACAAGAGCCAATAAACTGTTCTTCTACGATTAGATCTTTCAGGCCTTCAAAAGAACGTTCAGTATGCGACAGTTCCAACCACCGCAACAAATATCTCTCCAGTCGCAGTATAAACTGGTCTGGGCTCTCATCAACTTCTGGCTTTGATGCTCTAAATTTACGGCAATACCCATCCTccgtaaggtcatatctcttcatcaaAGCTATCTTTACTTGGTCATAATCTTGGGCTGCTTCCTCAGATAACCGTGAATAAACTTCTAGTGCACGTGCAGACAAAAGAGCACTAAGTTTCAAAGCCCATCCTGTCTTCTCCCATTTAGCTGTCGCTgcaaatctttcaaatctttgtAAATAAGCATCCAAGTCGTCCTTGCCATCGACAAATGAGGGAAGCTTGGGTGTCTTGGCCCTATaactctctcacttcaggaaacctgtcagcattctccacagccaaacgcgcaatctccagctcatgttctctttttgccgcttcaatatcctctttctgtttcaacagctcggcttccatgtccaattttcttagttcgcgttcttgtcgcctagtttctctcccttcgtcttctcttcttcttcaagtaatcgacgtctctcttccttttcttcttcaaaccacaaacgcctttcttctctttcctcttccaattgtctacgtttttcttgtttttcttcctctaacttttgttgcttctctacaaactcgagcagctttGCTCCTTCCAATCCGAATTCTTttcccatctgcaaaagcttctccatttccatagcagtatttcacagcaaaaacacaatatccTCTCTTTGTGcagttcttcttactttagGTGTAACTCCTTCTTCTTGAactgtcctttcctggtttctgtagtcggcaaacaaatgaattcctctctcGGACGGGCTCCCAATGTTATgggttcgaatgttttgaggaaaggtagtttgcaaactaaactgaacacAGGGTTgccggaacaacaacaagaagatttattccaaaatgaacatAGTTTCCacaaagtaaaactctgaacaacacgtactcgacaaacttacacggcctccgccaacttgaatagacacggcttctgtcacacttgactaaacacggctaatgCCAACTCTCtttgcttgtgaaaaactagttagaaaaaactTCGCTAGGACttgtctacttatatactctcacaataagcttctagaactttctaaaatagtaatcaatctaattatagaaagattacaaaatacACCGATTTCAAAAtgcttacgcacgaacctaaaaataaacaaactacgaactctcgcgaagcttctagaaagtaacgcttgtcacgcaatgctatttttcgtaacacccTTGCTGATCAAGAAAAAGCTTGTATCATGAACTCTTACTTCACAACTGTAGGGCTAAATCTTGCGAGTAATTTTCCACCAATAACTGGCAGAAGACAGGGAGCCAACAGCAGCTCCAAAGATAATAGGACTGTACACCTGCTTAAAGAGGTTCAGGTTTCACAACAAGCTTGACACGCTGAATGCCAACAAATCGATGGGACCCGACAACATTCAACCGAAGCTACTGAAATTAGCAGGAGGCGCTATCATCCCCTCCTTGGAATGCTTATATTGATATAGCATACAAAGCAAAACTGTCTTTACTAgttggaaaacagcaaaaaggACGACGAAACGGATAGGGGCAACTATCGACCAATCTCCTTGCTAAGCGCCCCGAGCAAGATCCTCGAATCCTTAGTAAACGATGCACTTGTATGTCACTTCTTTAAAGAGATTGTGGAATTCTATTTCGTCACCGGTCTATGTCACAAGGAAGACACGTGAGATATGCGTGCGCACCTTTGCATTCAGTTGCTTGCTATCCTCCGTAGCAATGAGACGTATGTCGACTTTGTGAAATAACTAACAACGGATATTTTGCTTAAATCTTGCAAATAAGCAAAAAGGATAAGAGTTTTATCGGCTTGTTCGACCCAAGAGAAACCTATACGTTTTTTGAGTTATCTAAAACGTTAAGAACAGGCTTGACTACATCAGTGTCAACAATGCCGCCGAAAATGGCGGTTAAACGTCAATTCGCAGATGAGGATGGGAATCCTAAACGCTCCAAGGAAACAGACCAGATCAACGAGGAAGAGCTCCTTAAGGAGGATGAGACCTCACCAGACGAACTGTCAAGGTCAGAAATAGCCAACGACTCGTTGGAAAAAACACTGGCGAACCTGAACAACAACATGCTGACGGTTGTTGATTCGCTTGGCTCCATGAGCAAAGCGCTGGAACGATTCGCTGACTGCCCGAGACCCTCGAAGAGGCAAAAGCGCGAGGAATTGTCTGACTCAGACACAAATTCAAACGATGAGGCAAACCACTCGGACGTAGACAGTGCTGGATTGCTCTACGACGCCGAAGACAAAGGCGGGAATGATAATAACGATTGCCTGACTCAGGACACGAAAGACGATCTGATGGATAGTATAGCCAGTGATCTAAATGCCGATGAGCATACCGGCAAAGATGTGTCAGATAAGCTTGCTAAACTTGTAAACAAACGCTGGTCGGAAAAATTGACTAGCGACAAACTCTCAGAGAAACTAAAGAAATATCCCCGACCCAGGAACCTGCAGAACTTGACAGTTCCAATAGTTAACCCAGAAATCTGGGCTAATATGAACCACACAGGGAAACGAGTAGACCTCCGAGCCGCAAACATGCAAAATATTGTTTCTAAAGTGGGCTCTATCTTGCAAAGTGCACGGACACTTTGTTGACAGCTCGTAACAAAAAGCAGAGAAAAGAGATGAATCTGGACGAGCTTATCGGTTCTCATACGGATGCTCTGGCCCTTTTGGGTCACGCGCAACATGAGCTTTCTATGAAGCGACGTGATGCCATCAGACCAAGCTTGAATAAAGATTACACGGGACTCTGCTCACAAAATGTACCAATTATGTCCCTTTTATTTGGAGACGACCTCCAACAACAGCTTGATACCATCAAAGCCTCCAACAAAATCACGCAAGCTTCGGTGAGCGGCGCTAAATCACAGAGAAGTACTTATAAAAGTACCTCCAACGATAACTGGAAGTGAAAGCCTTCAGATCAGTACTTCAGGCGTTCATATCCTCTCCAAAACCACTGGAAAAATCGGGGAGAGAAGGCAAAAAACCTGAGGTCCTCCCTCTACAAGAAAAAGGAGGGGGGCAAGAACTGAATGCAAACAACACTGGCCTTATCAAACGATTACAGGTTagtaattttgaaacaaatgttgaCAACTTGAAACTATATCTAAGTCAACAAGTTGAGAGTTTTCAGGCTGGTAAAATTAGGACCTGCTATTCCATGTGGCAAGAACTTACCTCAGACCCTGAGATCCTTGACACAGTCAAGGGACTTAATATTGACTTTATTGCAAACCCTTGGCAAGAGAAAGTCCCTAGTCAAAAGAAATTTAGTCTGGGGGAAAGTAAAATAATTGAGtctgaaatgaacaaattacTTGTCAAAGGAGTCCTCATTCCTACCACACATGAACCAGGAGAGTTTATTTCTACCATTTTCCTTAGACCAAAACCAGATGGTACTCATCGCATGATTCTTAATCTTAAGAAACTTAATGAGTCAGTGGTGTACCgacatttcaaaatggacacTCTGTGGACTGTGGTTAGGATGATGAAACCAAACTGTTACATGGCATCTATTGACATCAAAGATGCTTATTACTCTGTCCCCGTCGCAGATAGTGATCAAAAATATCTTAAGTTTGAATGGCATGATACCCTATATAAGTTCTCTTGTTTCCCTAATGGGCTAGCACTGTGTCCAAGGAAGTTCACAAAACTCCTTAAGCCAGTTTATTGTTATCTCCAAAAGAAAGGACACCTTTCCTCAGGATACATTGATGGATTCTCTGACTGCCTAGCAAATGTAGTTAACACAATTAAACTGTTTGATACCCTGGGATTTATCATTCACTCTGATAAATCTGTTTTCATCCCAACTCAAGTTCTGACCTTCTTGGGGTTTATTCTAGACTCTAGAAATATGACTATTTGCCTTACCCCAGAGAAACAAGTCAAATTAGTGAATGCTTGTCAAAATGTTCTTTCTGAGTCTACGCCTTCAGTTAGAACTGTGGCACAACTTTTGGGTCTCATGATTTCTAGTTTCCCAGGTGTCATGTATGGGCCACTTCATTACCGTAGGCTTGACATGGACAAAACCAGGGCACTGGGCCATTCCAGAGATTTTGAACGCACAATGGAAATATCATCCCTTGCCCTCGAAGACATTCAGTGGTGAATGGTTAATATCCCCTCGTCCAATTATGTCATAAGCCATGGGGATCGTCAAATTACCCTGTACACTGATGCTTCAACCACCGGATGGGGTTGTGACTTAGAGGGGACCCCTACAGGGGGTTGTTGGAGCTCAGCAGAGGCCCAGAACCATATTAATTATCTGGAGATGTTAGCAATTAAACTAGCCTTGGAAAGTTTTGAGGAGCAGGTGAAACAAAAGCATGTCAAACTAATGGTAGATAACATGACTGCCCTCACCATCCTCAATAATATGGGCACTAGTCGATCTTGGAAACTCAATAAACTCAATAAAGACATATGGGACTGGTGTATTGTTAGAGGAATATGGCTGACTGCAGTGCACATTCCTGGGGTAAACAACTCAATAGCTGATCGAGAGTCTAGGCTTAACCGACGAGAGATTGAGTGGACACTCAATCAAGAATTGTTTGATGCTGGGATCAATAGATTACTAGTTCAACCAGATATTGATCTTTTTGCATCTAGACTCAACTACCGACTCAAACCCTATGTGTCATTTAAACCTGACCCTGGGGCCTTAGCAGTTGACGCTTTTACTTTGCAGTGGTCCCGGTATTTATTCTATGCTTTCCCTCCTTTCAGCATGATAATGAGGACCCTCCAAAAGATCCATCGAGACCAGGCAACAGGACTTCTGGTAGTTCCTTTCTGGCCCACCGAAGCCTGGTGGCCAGTCCTCACAAAGATGTTGATAAAGGAACCTCTAGTAATACCCAGCAGAAAAAACACACTGAAACTTCCTCAGGACCCCAAAGCTGTCCACCCCCTATCCAAACAGATGTTGTTGCTCCTTTGCCATTTGTCAGGGAACACTTACAAAGCCAAGGAATTTCTTCATCAGCTGCCCACATTATCATGGAATCGTGGCGTACCAGCACAAGGGTGCAGTACAGATTCTATATCAAGAAATGGACTGCATACTGCTGTAAATGGAAAATTGATCCAGTTTCACCTCCTATAGCAAGTGGTGTTAACTTTTTAGCAGAACTATATAACCAAGGATTAAGCTACAGCGCTTTGAACACAGCCAGGAGTGCACTGTCCAGTATTATTTCACTTCAGGGAAATTTCTCATTTGGTAACCACCCACTTGTCTCTCGTCTTTTAAAAGGAACATTTACTATCAGACCAGCCATGCCAAAGTACAATGAAGTTTGGGATGTCAATGAAGTCCTCAAACATCTGCAGACCCTTCAACCCCTTAATGAATTATCCTTGAAACTGTTGTCGTTTAAAGTAGTTATGTTATTAGCCCTCTTGTCTGGGCAACGTTGCCAAACACTTCATTCTCTAACTACCAGAGACATGAAAGTTTATCATAACAAAGTTGTGTTTATTGTTTCTGAATTAACAAAAACTTCTAAACCTGGAAAACAGTGTACCACACTAGAGTTTCTATCGTATGACAAAGATCCACACCTCTGTTTGGTCAGCTGTCTCAAAGAATACCTGGACAGGACTGCAAATATGAGACAGGACCACCACAAACTGCTAGTTAGCTACCAGAAACCACACAAGTCCATTTCTAAAGACACCGTCGCAC
Encoded here:
- the LOC137968730 gene encoding uncharacterized protein yields the protein MTALTILNNMGTSRSWKLNKLNKDIWDWCIVRGIWLTAVHIPGHDNEDPPKDPSRPGNRTSGSSFLAHRSLVASPHKDVDKGTSSNTQQKKHTETSSGPQSCPPPIQTDVVAPLPFVREHLQSQGISSSAAHIIMESWRTSTRVQYRFYIKKWTAYCCKWKIDPVSPPIASGVNFLAELYNQGLSYSALNTARSALSSIISLQGNFSFGNHPLVSRLLKGTFTIRPAMPKYNEVWDVNEVLKHLQTLQPLNELSLKLLSFKVVMLLALLSGQRCQTLHSLTTRDMKVYHNKVVFIVSELTKTSKPGKQCTTLEFLSYDKDPHLCLVSCLKEYLDRTANMRQDHHKLLVSYQKPHKSISKDTVARWLKQELKLAGIDTSTFGAHSTRAASTSATKAHNVSITTIMKSARWSSESTFSKFYNKAIAGAKETSDRNFWMHCICKLNLPYA
- the LOC137968729 gene encoding uncharacterized protein, encoding MHFFDECSVVKTTGNRNYEHARIGHRALEVQRYASNATFTVNLLHNMYGVGHVNLLPGPSNGLELLHFVAEALQEDIFGNLLLKVGDTVILDNCGFHHARHVEPVLRNMLAARGIALIHQPPYHPQYNTCGHCFRVLKGWLRKHSKFAEVHRDVAIFQGLSTITPGMSWNFFRHLWLRRLSI